From a region of the Vallicoccus soli genome:
- a CDS encoding ABC transporter substrate-binding protein, with protein MRTTRRALPAALAAGALLLAGCGGDGPPSTAAAPPAERCIGDFDPAADYVPDTGGVQDAEGFTLSDERSYQVLTVEQPYPGGSPESYVLVRCGAPDPELTGDLADAPRIEVPVRSLYSASTTHLPMLEEVGALGVLTGVADGGLVTSPAVNERLEAGTTTAYAAGGTVDTESVVAADPDVLVTGGYDDAAYPVLREAGVPVLADSEWLEPTPLGRAEWVKVFGALTGRQEEAAQAYERVKDAYEGTRALAEGAEPVEVLPGSTYEGTWYVPGGGSYLSRLLADAGGTTAWADDPSTGSLPVPLEEVVAEAGDAPVWLVTDDWATTADALAADPRYAELAALRDGGLWTSAKVVGPGGGSDFYERGVARPDLVLADLVHVLHPELLPEHGTTFYRPVPQG; from the coding sequence GTGCGCACCACCCGTCGTGCCCTGCCCGCGGCCCTCGCCGCGGGCGCCCTCCTCCTCGCCGGCTGCGGCGGGGACGGGCCCCCCTCGACCGCGGCCGCGCCGCCGGCCGAGCGCTGCATCGGCGACTTCGACCCCGCGGCGGACTACGTCCCCGACACCGGCGGGGTGCAGGACGCCGAGGGCTTCACGCTCTCGGACGAGCGCAGCTACCAGGTCCTCACCGTGGAGCAGCCGTACCCGGGCGGCTCCCCCGAGTCGTACGTCCTCGTGCGCTGCGGGGCCCCGGACCCCGAGCTCACGGGCGACCTCGCCGACGCCCCGCGCATCGAGGTGCCGGTGCGCAGCCTCTACTCCGCCTCGACGACCCACCTGCCGATGCTCGAGGAGGTCGGAGCGCTCGGCGTCCTCACCGGCGTCGCGGACGGCGGGCTGGTCACGAGCCCCGCGGTCAACGAGCGCCTCGAGGCCGGCACCACCACCGCGTACGCCGCGGGCGGCACCGTCGACACCGAGTCCGTCGTCGCGGCCGACCCGGACGTGCTCGTCACCGGCGGCTACGACGACGCGGCGTACCCGGTCCTTCGCGAGGCGGGCGTCCCCGTGCTCGCCGACAGCGAGTGGCTCGAGCCCACGCCGCTGGGGCGCGCCGAGTGGGTCAAGGTGTTCGGCGCGCTGACCGGCCGCCAGGAGGAGGCCGCCCAGGCGTACGAGCGGGTCAAGGACGCGTACGAGGGGACCCGCGCGCTCGCCGAGGGCGCCGAGCCGGTCGAGGTGCTGCCGGGCAGCACCTACGAGGGCACCTGGTACGTCCCCGGAGGCGGCTCGTACCTCTCGCGGCTGCTCGCCGACGCCGGCGGGACGACCGCCTGGGCGGACGACCCGAGCACCGGCAGCCTGCCCGTGCCCCTGGAGGAGGTCGTGGCCGAGGCGGGCGACGCGCCCGTGTGGCTCGTCACCGACGACTGGGCGACCACGGCGGACGCCCTGGCGGCCGACCCGCGCTACGCCGAGCTGGCCGCGCTGCGCGACGGCGGGCTGTGGACGTCGGCGAAGGTCGTGGGCCCCGGCGGCGGCAGCGACTTCTACGAGCGCGGCGTGGCCCGGCCGGACCTCGTGCTCGCCGACCTCGTGCACGTGCTGCACCCCGAGCTGCTGCCCGAGCACGGGACGACGTTCTACCGCCCGGTGCCGCAGGGGTGA